DNA from Brassica napus cultivar Da-Ae chromosome C4, Da-Ae, whole genome shotgun sequence:
TGAGGTATGTTCAAAAACTTTGTTATTGATCTTTTGGTCTGGATGTTGAACCTgtggttgtttttgtttaggATATAAACGAAGAGTGGATATCTGACAAAACCCGATTCAGCTATGACGGTCTGAAAAGGCAAAGGCTGAGCGACCCTATGATTCGAGATTCAGATGGACGATTCAAGGCTGTGAGCTGGCGTGATGCCTTGGCCGTTGTGGGTGATATCATCCATCAGGTCAAACCAGATGAGATTGTTGGAATAGCAGGTCAGCTATCTGATGCTGAATCCATGATGGTATTGAAGGACTTCGTTAACAGAATGGGTTCAGACAATGTCTGGTGTGAAGGAACAGCTGTTGGTGTTGATGCTGATCTTAGGTACAGCTATCTAATGAACAGTAGCATCAGTGGGCTTGAGAACGCAGATGTTTTCCTTCTCGTTGGTACCCAGCCTAGAGTTGAAGCTGCAATGGTGAACGCTAGGATCTGCAAGACAGTCCGTGCATCGAATGCCAAGGTTGCATACATTGGTCCGCCTGCAGATTTCAACTACGACTGCAAACACCTCGGGACTGGACCTGATACCCTCAAGGAAATCGCTGAGGGACGTCACCCGTTCTGCTCGGCTCTCAAGAACGCCAAAAACCCTGCAATCATTGTTGGCGCTGGTCTCTTCAACAGAACCGACAAAGATGCTATCCTCGCTGCTGTTGAGTCCATTGCACAAGCCAACAATGTCGTCAGACCAGACTGGAACGGTCTTAACTATCTCCTCCTGTACGCTGCTCAAGCAGCTGCCCTTGATCTTGGTCTAATTCAACAGTCTGCTAAAGCCCTTGAGTCTGCGAAATTCGTCTACTTGATGGGAGCAGACGATGTAGATGTTGACAAGATTCCTAAAGATGCCTTTGTGGTTTACCAAGGTCACCATGGAGACAAAGCGGTTTACCGTGCAAACGTAATCCTCCCTGCTTCGGCCTTCACCGAGAAAGAGGGAACCTATGAGAACACAGAAGGATTCACCCAACAGACTGTTCCCGCTGTCCCGACGGTTGGTGATGCAAGAGATGACTGGAAGATTGTGAGAGCTTTGTCCGAGGTATCGGGTGTGAATCTTCCATACAACTCAATCGAAGGTGTTAGGTCTAGGATCAAGAGCGTCGCTCCAAATCTAGTCCACACAGATGAACGAGAGCCAGCTGCTTTTGGGCCATCATTGAAGCCTGAGTGCAAGGAGACAATGAGCACAACGCCGTTCAAACCAGTGGTCGAGAATTTTTACATGACAAACGCCATCACGAGAGCATCAAAGATCATGGCACAGTGCAGTGCTGTCCTCTTGAAGAAGTGAGAGCTTTCTctatttcactttttttttgtttgcaaaaaaaaaataaaggtacCGAGTATTTGTTTGCTCTCTTTGTTAAGGCCGAGTATCTGATTGTCTCTTTAATAAGCACATTATTAGATGCAAAACACTGCCGTATTGAATTTCATCTTTTAATTTGTTGGCATCTTGTGTTTGTTCTTTGTACTGATTCAAATTTTCATGTGTACTCTCTCTTTAGTGTCATATACAAGTTTTCTCATCGCCGAACATTTTCAACATGAAAACTCCAATTCTACTTCTGTACCAAATCCATCAAAAGAAACGATtcagttttcttcttctaaC
Protein-coding regions in this window:
- the LOC106410157 gene encoding NADH dehydrogenase [ubiquinone] iron-sulfur protein 1, mitochondrial-like; the encoded protein is MGVGILASRAIRPASRLVRSQPSNLFLRTIVSKPELQSPEAAAVSQPEPPKNQILPPRNPVGGARVHFTNAEDAIEVFVDGYAVKVPKGFTVLQACEVAGVDIPRFCYHSRLSIAGNCRMCLVEVEKSPKPVASCAMPALPGMKIKTDTPIAKKAREGVMEFLLMNHPLDCPICDQGGECDLQDQSMAFGSDRGRFTEMKRSVVDKNLGPLVKTVMTRCIQCTRCVRFASEVAGVQDLGMLGRGSGEEIGTYVEKLMTSELSGNVIDICPVGALTSKPFAFKARNWELKGTETIDVSDAVGSNIRVDSRGPEVMRIIPRLNEDINEEWISDKTRFSYDGLKRQRLSDPMIRDSDGRFKAVSWRDALAVVGDIIHQVKPDEIVGIAGQLSDAESMMVLKDFVNRMGSDNVWCEGTAVGVDADLRYSYLMNSSISGLENADVFLLVGTQPRVEAAMVNARICKTVRASNAKVAYIGPPADFNYDCKHLGTGPDTLKEIAEGRHPFCSALKNAKNPAIIVGAGLFNRTDKDAILAAVESIAQANNVVRPDWNGLNYLLLYAAQAAALDLGLIQQSAKALESAKFVYLMGADDVDVDKIPKDAFVVYQGHHGDKAVYRANVILPASAFTEKEGTYENTEGFTQQTVPAVPTVGDARDDWKIVRALSEVSGVNLPYNSIEGVRSRIKSVAPNLVHTDEREPAAFGPSLKPECKETMSTTPFKPVVENFYMTNAITRASKIMAQCSAVLLKK